From a single Bacillus gobiensis genomic region:
- a CDS encoding YuzL family protein — protein sequence MARLKKDPSKAGVSAASVKGSAGPVQSREGTGRRNSKNQQPK from the coding sequence ATGGCGCGTCTGAAGAAAGATCCATCAAAAGCGGGAGTCAGCGCTGCAAGCGTTAAAGGAAGTGCCGGTCCTGTACAAAGCAGGGAAGGCACAGGCAGGCGAAACAGCAAAAACCAGCAGCCAAAGTAA